From Halotia branconii CENA392, the proteins below share one genomic window:
- the sufR gene encoding iron-sulfur cluster biosynthesis transcriptional regulator SufR, with translation MATTHQSSTKQDILEYLLKHSQATAFELATVLEVSPQAIRRHLKDLEAQELVLYSSTVQSTHDADSEQSEVRGMGRPQHVYQLSRQGRDRIYRKNDFQSDRYGDFAVSLLDTLAETVGYEQVSSILQKQWERKAQEYREHLGSGSLQERVVKLVELRKAEGFMAEYHPVDSNSSSAGDKFIFMEHNCAISNVAESFPSICGHELEMFAAVLPDCTVERTHWLINGEHRCGYLVEARKQKSHG, from the coding sequence ATGGCGACTACTCACCAGTCCTCAACCAAGCAAGATATCCTAGAATACCTGCTGAAACACTCACAGGCAACAGCTTTTGAGCTAGCGACAGTTTTAGAAGTTAGTCCTCAAGCGATTCGTCGTCATCTCAAAGATTTAGAAGCACAGGAGCTAGTTTTGTATTCGTCAACAGTACAAAGCACTCACGATGCTGACTCCGAACAAAGTGAGGTTCGGGGAATGGGGCGGCCGCAGCATGTTTATCAACTTAGTCGTCAAGGACGCGATCGCATCTATCGAAAGAATGATTTTCAAAGCGATCGCTATGGCGATTTTGCTGTTTCTCTGTTGGATACTTTAGCCGAAACCGTGGGATATGAGCAAGTTAGTTCAATTTTACAAAAGCAGTGGGAGCGCAAAGCCCAAGAATACCGCGAACATTTAGGCAGTGGTTCTCTACAAGAACGGGTAGTGAAATTAGTGGAACTAAGAAAAGCTGAAGGTTTTATGGCAGAGTATCACCCTGTAGACTCGAATAGTTCCTCAGCAGGAGATAAGTTTATCTTCATGGAACATAATTGTGCAATTTCTAATGTTGCCGAGTCATTCCCCAGCATTTGCGGTCACGAACTAGAAATGTTTGCTGCCGTTTTACCAGATTGTACAGTTGAGCGTACCCATTGGCTGATCAATGGTGAACATCGTTGTGGTTATTTAGTAGAAGCTCGAAAACAAAAGTCTCATGGATAA
- the sufB gene encoding Fe-S cluster assembly protein SufB, translated as MSATVKTLVNQPYKYGFITDIEADTIPRGLNEDVVRLISAKKNEPQFMLDFRLKAYRQWQKMTEPTWPNVKYPPINYQDIIYYSAPKKKPQKLNSLDEVDPTLLETFEKLGISLSEQKRLANVAVDAIFDSVSVATTFKEKLAEDGVIFCSISEALQEYPELIKKYLGSVVPVADNYFAALNAAVFSDGSFVYIPKGVKCPMELSTYFRINSGDTGQFERTLIVAEEDSYVSYLEGCTAPMYDSNQLHAAVVELVALDNAEIKYSTVQNWYAGDEKGKGGIYNFVTKRGLCKGVNSKISWTQVETGSAITWKYPSCVLAGDNSVGEFYSVALTNNMQQADTGTKMVHIGKNTRSTIISKGISAGQSNNSYRGLVKVNPTAKGARNYSQCDSMLIGDNAHANTFPYIQVQNNTAKVEHEASTSKIGEDQLFYFAQRGISAEDAISMMISGFCKDVFNQLPMEFAVEADKLLSLKLEGSVG; from the coding sequence ATGAGTGCCACTGTCAAAACCTTAGTCAACCAACCCTACAAGTACGGCTTTATCACTGACATTGAAGCCGATACTATTCCGCGTGGACTAAACGAGGACGTTGTCCGCTTGATTTCTGCCAAGAAGAATGAGCCGCAGTTCATGCTGGACTTTCGCCTGAAAGCTTATCGGCAGTGGCAAAAAATGACGGAACCAACTTGGCCTAATGTCAAGTATCCGCCGATAAATTATCAGGATATCATTTACTATTCAGCTCCGAAAAAAAAGCCACAAAAGTTAAATAGTCTAGATGAAGTTGATCCTACCCTCTTAGAAACCTTTGAGAAGCTAGGCATTTCTCTATCTGAACAAAAGCGTCTAGCCAACGTCGCCGTTGATGCGATTTTCGATAGCGTTTCCGTCGCCACTACATTTAAGGAAAAGCTAGCCGAAGACGGCGTGATTTTCTGCTCAATTTCGGAAGCATTACAAGAATATCCAGAACTAATCAAAAAATATCTGGGTAGTGTCGTTCCTGTCGCAGACAACTACTTTGCAGCCTTGAACGCTGCTGTATTTAGTGATGGTTCTTTTGTCTACATTCCTAAAGGCGTGAAATGCCCAATGGAACTATCTACCTACTTCCGCATCAACTCTGGCGATACAGGACAATTCGAGCGGACTTTAATTGTCGCCGAAGAAGATAGTTATGTTTCCTACCTCGAAGGTTGTACCGCACCGATGTACGACAGCAACCAACTACATGCTGCTGTTGTAGAACTTGTCGCCTTGGATAACGCCGAAATTAAATACTCCACCGTCCAAAACTGGTACGCTGGCGATGAAAAGGGTAAAGGCGGTATTTATAATTTCGTCACCAAACGCGGTTTGTGTAAAGGTGTCAATTCCAAAATTTCCTGGACTCAAGTTGAAACTGGTTCCGCGATTACTTGGAAGTATCCTAGCTGTGTTTTAGCGGGTGATAATTCTGTAGGTGAATTTTACTCGGTAGCGCTAACTAATAATATGCAGCAAGCCGATACCGGAACCAAAATGGTTCACATCGGCAAGAATACTCGCAGTACAATTATCTCGAAAGGTATCTCCGCAGGTCAATCTAATAATAGCTATCGGGGTTTAGTGAAAGTTAATCCTACAGCTAAAGGGGCAAGAAATTATTCCCAGTGCGATTCAATGTTAATTGGGGATAATGCTCATGCGAATACTTTCCCTTATATCCAAGTACAGAATAATACTGCCAAAGTAGAGCATGAAGCTTCTACTTCTAAGATTGGGGAAGATCAATTATTTTACTTCGCCCAAAGAGGCATTTCAGCAGAAGATGCCATTTCAATGATGATTAGTGGCTTCTGTAAAGATGTTTTCAATCAATTGCCGATGGAATTTGCTGTGGAAGCTGATAAATTGTTGAGCCTGAAGTTGGAAGGTAGTGTTGGGTAA
- the sufC gene encoding Fe-S cluster assembly ATPase SufC: protein MIIENSEVVLSVKNLTATVDDAPILKGLNLEVRSGEIHAIMGPNGSGKSTFSKVLAGHPAYEVTGGEVIFQGQNLLEMEPEERARSGIFLAFQYPLEIPGVSNLDFLRVAYNSRRKSQGLEEIDAFDFDDLIEEKLEVVKMNPAFLSRSLNEGFSGGEKKRNEILQMALLEPKLAILDETDSGLDIDALKIVANGVNQLANPQNATIMITHYQRLLNYIVPDYVHVMANGQILTSGDKELALKLESRGYDWVLEEAVEVGV from the coding sequence ATGATTATCGAAAATAGTGAAGTCGTGCTGTCAGTTAAGAATTTGACAGCTACAGTTGATGACGCGCCAATTCTTAAAGGTTTAAATCTAGAGGTTCGCTCTGGTGAAATCCATGCAATTATGGGGCCGAATGGTTCTGGTAAAAGCACCTTTTCTAAAGTTTTGGCGGGACATCCAGCTTATGAAGTAACTGGCGGTGAGGTAATTTTCCAAGGGCAAAACCTGCTGGAAATGGAACCGGAAGAACGAGCCAGAAGTGGCATATTTTTGGCATTTCAATATCCCCTGGAAATTCCGGGTGTGAGCAATTTGGATTTCTTGCGGGTGGCATACAATTCTCGTCGCAAGTCACAAGGTTTAGAGGAAATAGACGCTTTTGATTTTGACGATTTGATTGAGGAAAAGCTGGAAGTGGTGAAAATGAATCCGGCTTTTCTGAGTCGAAGTTTGAATGAAGGGTTTTCTGGTGGTGAGAAGAAGCGGAATGAAATTCTGCAAATGGCGCTGTTAGAACCAAAGTTGGCAATCTTAGATGAAACTGATTCTGGTTTAGATATCGACGCGCTGAAAATTGTGGCGAATGGAGTCAATCAGCTGGCAAATCCGCAAAATGCCACAATTATGATTACTCACTACCAGCGGTTACTTAATTACATTGTGCCAGACTACGTACATGTAATGGCAAATGGGCAGATTCTTACCAGTGGCGATAAGGAACTGGCACTAAAATTAGAATCTCGCGGTTATGACTGGGTGCTAGAAGAAGCGGTTGAGGTGGGTGTGTAA